The genomic region GGGCCACGACACACAGCTGTGATAACCAATAAATCATGTATGCTTCAAAGAGCAATACAAGTTAACTGAAACACGTTTCATTCTTTTAATAGAGAAGTCATTGAAAAAAAGCCAGAAAAGTTCAAAATTGAATGCCTGACAGACATTAAGAACCTGTTCTACCCAAACACTCATCCCTTCTACGCAGCTTTTGGAAACAGAGACAATGTAagtgtttgtcatttttattttaagttaaatatataGTCAAACACAATTATTGTTTTGAACTACAGTTTTTCCTGTCTGTCTTAAGGATGTGTTTGCCTACAAGAAAGTGGGTGTGCCTGTGAGCCGGATCTTTACAGTGAACCCAAAAGGGGAGTTGATTCTGGAGCTAGCCAAAGGCAATAAAACATCGTAAGTATCACACCATCaacaactgtgtgtgtgtctcagacAGACAAGGGTTTATTGTTCAACTCTTTCCACTTTAGATACAACCGCCTGAGTGAGCTGGTGGAGCATGTGTTCCCCTtaagaaacacacaacacaatgccACCTTCTGCTGCCCAGAGTTCAGCTCGTTCTACTTCTGGAGGCAGCCAATTCCCCCAGTGTGCTTTGAGGAGCTGGGCTTTTAAACACTGCAGTGTGTACACTGGATTATAACAGTGGACAGCTGGGATTGTTTTCAGGTTATTACAACATAGTGTTTGTTATACAGGAATACAGCATCATTCTTTTTGGAGTGATAACGTTAACGCTGTATTTCAGTTGCATACAGCCTTAAAGTAGAACTAATGGTAATCCCTTGAGCTTAAGTGAATTTGACATGTTGCTATGCATTTTTGACACAGCCCAGCATATGCACATACTTATGCTTTAAGTTACTATGCACTTTAGTTAATGGTGTTAGGcattacatttagtttagtatcagcagacacacacacacattaaactaTAGACTTTTACAAACAAGTTAGAAGCTGGATATTTTCAAGCCTTAATTATTATGCTGTTCTATTACATACTGCTCAGATACTGCTGCTATAGTGCCTCCAAGTACAGTGGAAAATACCCTATGGTTAGAGAAtgtcttatgttttttttatttgcattagaTTTGACAATGtcatgatttatttttcttcagcCTTTGCTTGTCTTAATGCTAATTTACTTCACATTAGTATAACATATTCTTTCTATGAAAGTGAACCTCGCTGTGAAGAGAACACAAAGTATGTctttacacaaatacataatTTAAATGGAGAAAATCCTGTTGCTTTGTTAGTCATAAAGCTCAACACTGTTGCAGACATCGGCTTGCACTTTTGATAAAATGACTGAAATTTTAACATTAAGAAGataattttaaaattaaaaagtttaaTGTCAGTATTTTGTCAGTAATTCTTATAAATATGTTTACTggttaataaaatgttttttgcacTGATGAGTAAGGGTATTTTAAAATGCTGAACAAATTGGAGATTGAAGTGGTTACCTTAACCAACAGTACTGAACATTTATGCATGCATATTTGCACGTGCATATGTATGTAAGGGTAGTTTATGAAGCTATACTCAGGGAGTTTCTTACCACGGAGATGCATACTGGATATGAGTTTGGCCataaaggtgaaaaaaaaaattatatgcCATGGGAACTATCCTGATATTGTGAACATTACTATAGAGAATTATACCATGGTCAGTGAattttaatgctaatgctaaactgGAGCGTGTCATTTCTCTATATCACTATGCTATCGGCATCACAATTGCAAATGATAAATATAGATGTCTGCATTTCCACACAATCAAGTGTAAATGGCTCAAACTAACAATTAAAACCTTCCTCAGAGTCACACACGTTGATATGTTGCACATAATTACTGCTTGACTGGAGTAGCATAAAGCAGTACAGCACTAAAAGAGGACAGGATCTCAGATGAGGCTGAAATGGCCAGTTTGCCAGAAGTCAGTTCAAGTCCGACCCGGTCTCCTTGTTTGAGAGGCAGGACCAGGCTGATGGAAGCCACACTGCTGCAGTTACACTGTCTATGTGGTTGTGCGGCTCCAGAGAAGAACCCTGAGGAGTCCAGTTTCTGAATGCTGTGATtggacacagacaggacagCCTCCACTTTGTCACCTCGCTCGGGGGCAAGCACAGCGCTCACCAGGTAACGGCCACCAATGGGAGCTGTGAAGATACCTAGGGCGGGTCAGGAGAAAATATGTATGAATTTGAACTCTTTGGATCCAATGTTACAGAGATGTTATAGAGACGTTCTAGAGGGTTACCTGTGTGTGGATCATAGTTTCCTCCATCATTGACCAGCAATTTGTTAAACCGAATAGTACCAGTGTCTCCCAGAAAAGGTGGTGGAGTCAGGCCAGCAGAGAATGCAATCTtctcaactaaaaaaaaataattacagaAAGGGTTGAGGTATACACAGGGCTGGGAGATATAACTATAAAAATCTTTTTGGTctcataatttcacattttttgtgtAGAGCAGCTCTATGCTAACTATTTTTTTGACACACACTCCTACTGGCCAGCCTTTGTGTTGCTCAGAGTGAGCGATAAGTGGATTTAATCAAACATAGTGAAGTGTCAACTTTCTGAAGAAGcagattattttattactttccTTCTTTCAAATCTTTATATTCACTCTTAAAGgcaataaagaataaatatacaaagtaTACATGAAATGGGAAACAACACTTTTCAAGTTTCCTTTACTAATGGGTAACAAATTCTGAATGaacatactttaaaaaaaattgtaaagcTAGTTTAAAAACTGACTTCTTGATAATGtacaaacataacaaaaatagATGATACAATTTGAATCTATAGACAAAACATAATGTTACATACCTGAAACCACTGGGTGACTTGGCTTTAATGTCTCACTAGATTTATCTGAAGAGgctataaaataaacacaaacatccgACAATGTGCAGGTGTTTCAACTATGATTGTGAGGGGTTAGGTGTTACCTGGGGCTCCTGCATAGCCCTGAACAGGAGCCATGCTGCCATGTGCACCCTTGGGTAACAGGGATGAGATCATTTTGCCAGGGGGGCCAGCCTCACCGGACTCCATCACTGTCATTTTAGGCAGAGCACGTTCGCCTGTAGGTCCAACCGGGGGAGGTTGTGCTTGGGGAGGTCCTGCCTGAGGGGGTCCTGCCTGGGGAGgttctgtgatgtcatcagctgAAATGGTCAGTAGAGAGAGGTGTGAAATAAGCTATGAACTATGAGGCTGCAAGTCAGTAACATAAAGAAGCAGCCAGATGTTTCATTCTCTGGGATTTTTCTGATCGAGGGTCTGCTCCCTGCTTGTTTTAGCTTAggtgttattgttttttctggactgtcccacagtatggtattaaatatatcggtctccatggagacaaggaggtgaggccacttgtattttttttataaccaGTAAATATACAAGATACATGCAGCTGTGATTGTTTTTCTGCTACCTCACTGATTTTTCAACAGTCCATAGCAGCAAAACAGTAAATGACAAAGGACCCTGTTATTAAGTGGGAGAAAATAACAGTTCCTCCTGAGACCAATCAAACAGTGATGATCTTTTAACTACATGTGCCACAGCATTCCCGGGAACTACGGCTGATGTAAACCCTGGAATTTATCAACAAATCTATCTCAATGGCTCTGGGTCTGCACAACTTCCCACACTGGGCCTAAACATGCTCTTTAAAGGCATACCACAATACTAAAGCATGGCCACCTGCAAAATGGCCATGTACTactttggccaaaagagtgtGCCTATTAAAGTCGGCATGCTGAGTGAGGGGGCTGGTGGGGGCCTATAAAAGTGCTTAGCGGACAACTCTGCTGGTACTCCACACGTGTATGGAATTTACGGGTCTGCATTTGCTTCTACCCTCAGTGTCTTTCATATAAAGCAGGGTATGTGCTCTGGAGTGGCTTTGATGGGAGTAATTCTAAACTGACTTTTGACTGCACGATGAAATGGTCAGGCACATGGTGGAAGTCAGAAGATTGAAGAGGTGAGTTGCATCCATCGCAGCTAACGCACAAGCATTGTATGGGCTACACACAGCACCACCCAGCTGCAGCTGGTTACCACAGTTAATAGTTTGTACACAGTGCTTTGGGACACTTTCCATATTACAGAGGAATCCCATTTACTGTGGGCCATGAGTCACCATCTTGAACACACAGCAATGGATTCATATAAAAAAATCAACCCACACAACACATAGTTTGTCCGTGATTATCTTACACCAAGAATTGGGTGGTTCATATTTGGATGACTCCTTAAGGAAGACATTTTACCCACTTTTCCGGTGTTGAGTTAGTCATGTTGGTGGTTAGGAGAGGCAATAGGCAAAGAATGGCAGGCATTCTTTTGCCTTGTCAGCCTCAGGGCATCTGTAGCTACAGAAGTAGAATGAATAATGCTTAGATAATCAATCTGAaaagttttgtacattttggatAGAATATGCCTACTAAAAAACATGTCCCTTAAGCAACATGAAGAAACATGATGTATGTTCAACTGCTCTGGGGATATCTTAAGCAGTCATAAAAGAGTGATTTTTGTATCGAGGAATTTGACCAGGTCACGGGTGGTTCTTTGTGTAAGAGTTGGAGTTTGACACCATTGTTCAATGTGTCATTCATGTCAGGTCAATgcttgtgtcaaaacaaacctcCAAGACATTTCAAAGGCAAAATGATCATTGCATTCACCCCAGATCCCAATTAGAAAACACTAAGCATGCAAGACTCAGTATTTCATAAAATGTGGATGGCTCTGCAACTAAAACGTTAATGGCCAAAATATAATCacacttttaaattttatttagttCAAAACAAGTCCCTGGTGCTCACTTACACGGCGTCcttgaaaacacaaacaaagaatGCTAAAAAGAGCATTGTAACGGAAAAGTTTCGTCAGTACTGGGAATTCAAAACCTTTGTATTTTTCCCCTTGACATCTTCCTTTGAGATCAACTACTGGTATGACATCATAACATCATAGTAAACACAATGACAAATGGCCCCTGAGCTTTAAAAGGTTTTTGGAGTCAGCCAACAAAACTCTGAATTTAAGTGAAATTAACTGATGTGGCTAAAAGAGTATCTTGAAAGAGCTATAAACAGTGGGAGACAAAGAGTTTAAGAGCATTAGCACTAATATAAACATGGCTCTTGAATCTAAAATAGGAGCCACAGTGAGTGCAGCAGTGATAAGTCGCCTTAACTTGTCTCTGTAATGGACTGAATTTTCCACTGTCTTCAGATAAGCATAAACAATAGAAGTGTCGGCAGTGGGATAAGGCGGAACAATCCACATTCACTGAAATTCTATAGCCTATGCAAAACATTGTTCATGCATCTAAATATTTAGCCATATGCTGTATCACCTGCTCCATAAAGAGCTACACAAGAGGCAGTTCGACAGGATGGATCCCAGCTGTAAACAGTGAGGGCGTTCACTTTCACAACTCAGCAAAGTCTCGGTGGCATCATTATGGACAAGACTCATGTGCTAAGAATGCAGTCTTCAGCATCCAATGTACTATGCTCTACTATATCGACAATGCCATTGAAACATCCTCGTAGCTCTCATATTATGTCCAAAAACACGTGCATAATAGACCCTGTCCACATGATGCCAAAATGACTAACGTTTCTCTAAGCCAAAACATTGCTCAATGATACAAGTGAGGAAAATGAAAATCAAACCATATGTCTTCAATCTACTTTTTCTACTCAGTGAACATGGGTAAATCAAAAGTACTTCTTATTCAgtctaaaaacaaaacttaaaggtgcactgtgtaatgttTCTGCTTGAGGGTACGGCTTCACcttgaatgctccacagtatggcactaaaattatctccatggaaacaagcagatcaACAGACAACGTTACAGAGAGTGGAGCCCACTTATaatcagaatgcatgtttttccaagggatttttgagcaatataaacagctgtaattgactaaatgcaagataggtgcatttaatgccatactgtggaacattacaggccgAGTCTCCATCAGATTGACAAGGTGACATCCCCCTAAagtcatagtgcacctttcagATTAAgacgataattattaaaatagcATCTGAATATGTTACATATGATATACCTGTGTCCTTGGGAGGGCTGCTTAAGAAAGGCTGCAGACCTTTGGTGACTTGGGACAGATGTGTCTGTAGGTTCTGACAGGTTCCTCTCAGCTGGCCTATGTCTCTGCTCTGGGACTCCACTGTGCTATTGAGCTGGTTCACACAAGTCCATAAACTGGTGACATGTTTGTTAAGGCCATCTTTGATGCGTTGAAGACTGTTAGAGATGGGTTCCAGCTTATTGCATAAACCTTCCACAGCCACAATACGGCTGTCCAGATGAGCCAGCTCCTCCCCaacttcttttgtttttttgctgcagTTTGTCATTTCAAGATCATTTTTGACAGATCTTAGTTCTTTGGTAAGATCTTTAAAGTGCAGGTTGTTGTTGAAAATAGACTTTTCCATATCTCCAAGTTTTTGATGTTGCAAATGAATAGTTGTTTTAAGGGTGTCAATATCTTGATGAATCTTCTCCATAACTGTTTCTTTAGCTTCAGTTTCATTTATGCCTTTTTgtaaataattaaatgtgtttccAGTGACGTTAGCATCTTTGTTCAATGCAATATTGTGAGTTGACTCCTCTGTCCTTGTATTTTCCAAAAGGGAGCCCAGTTTATCCTGCATAAAGACTAACTTTGCCTCCACAGTTCTCTTAAGATCTTGAAGAGCTTGTGAGTGATCTCTGTTTAAATGTCCTGCTAAAGAGACGCACTGCCTTGAGAAAGTCTTCTCAGAAAGGTTTAGACATCGCTCTATGTTTTCCACTCGAGTCACAACTGCATCTGGCAGAGAAGAACTTTCAGACTGTCCATCTCTTTCCAGCTTTGATTTGAGCTGTTCGATTTCATTGCGGAGGTCAGACTCTTTTGAATCCATAAGTTCAGTGAGACTGAGGTAGTGGGACTCCTGGCTCTCACATAGCTCCTGGACAGACGTCATTTTGTATTCACAAGAATTTTTCAAGTCTGCCATTTTAATATCAATGCCTTCCATCAGCTCCTCCCTCAAAACATGGATCTTTTCATCCAAGTAGGGTTGTAGGTCAGGCTTGTGTCCAGGGCCAGGCGTGGTTAGAGGCTTCTCTGCTGTCTTCATCAGCAGATGAATTAGTTCATCTTGGCGGTTGACCCGTTCCAAGAGGTCATCTACGGTATTAGTATTGGACTCCAGATCACCAGTAACCTGGTTGATCTTGTTCATCACCTCAAGCCACGTCTCTGG from Periophthalmus magnuspinnatus isolate fPerMag1 chromosome 20, fPerMag1.2.pri, whole genome shotgun sequence harbors:
- the emilin2b gene encoding EMILIN-2, coding for MKNALFYLLVTLPAVRASPYQYNIFQGNAYSGTESRHRNKNWCAYVVQKNVSCVVTGGTESFVQPEVVPCPPEMPNCAPQVIYRTHFRPMYKIGYKIVSELEWRCCPGYQGYDCKEVKNTNLLSPDQAPSSPSGHIPVPQGPQVNVERPWAGDGQFPIHTRHMPSFDRAGSPNPRHLEEEVQQLSQMVLDMQARMTDMASSLRVDFQEDASKMLMSLLNDHSQPASVHGANTQTIRFQDIPTEPETWLEVMNKINQVTGDLESNTNTVDDLLERVNRQDELIHLLMKTAEKPLTTPGPGHKPDLQPYLDEKIHVLREELMEGIDIKMADLKNSCEYKMTSVQELCESQESHYLSLTELMDSKESDLRNEIEQLKSKLERDGQSESSSLPDAVVTRVENIERCLNLSEKTFSRQCVSLAGHLNRDHSQALQDLKRTVEAKLVFMQDKLGSLLENTRTEESTHNIALNKDANVTGNTFNYLQKGINETEAKETVMEKIHQDIDTLKTTIHLQHQKLGDMEKSIFNNNLHFKDLTKELRSVKNDLEMTNCSKKTKEVGEELAHLDSRIVAVEGLCNKLEPISNSLQRIKDGLNKHVTSLWTCVNQLNSTVESQSRDIGQLRGTCQNLQTHLSQVTKGLQPFLSSPPKDTADDITEPPQAGPPQAGPPQAQPPPVGPTGERALPKMTVMESGEAGPPGKMISSLLPKGAHGSMAPVQGYAGAPASSDKSSETLKPSHPVVSVEKIAFSAGLTPPPFLGDTGTIRFNKLLVNDGGNYDPHTGIFTAPIGGRYLVSAVLAPERGDKVEAVLSVSNHSIQKLDSSGFFSGAAQPHRQCNCSSVASISLVLPLKQGDRVGLELTSGKLAISASSEILSSFSAVLLYATPVKQ